The following coding sequences are from one Streptococcus mitis window:
- the blpZ gene encoding immunity protein BlpZ yields the protein MYKHLFFLDSKTLDWLTPYILDLASDTIAFNVFVLTFVSVVIFYFLNPMLSLMAIFLGAGYVVGFWLLKWFVLERLELKDDL from the coding sequence ATGTATAAACACTTATTTTTCCTAGATTCCAAAACCCTAGACTGGTTGACGCCCTATATTCTAGACTTGGCTTCTGATACCATTGCCTTTAATGTTTTTGTGCTAACCTTTGTATCTGTTGTGATCTTTTATTTCCTAAATCCCATGCTATCTTTAATGGCTATCTTCTTAGGGGCTGGTTATGTGGTCGGATTTTGGTTACTCAAATGGTTTGTTTTGGAAAGACTAGAGCTCAAGGATGACTTGTAG
- the rimP gene encoding ribosome maturation factor RimP, protein MDAIATIVELVREVVEPVIEAPFELVDIEYGKIGSDMILSIFVDKPEGITLNDTADLTEIISPVLDTIKPDPFPEQYFLEITSPGLERPLKTKDAVAGAVGKYIHVGLYQAIDKQKVFEGTLLAFEEDELTMEYMDKTRKKTVQIPYSLVSKARLAVKL, encoded by the coding sequence GTGGACGCAATCGCAACAATCGTAGAATTAGTCAGAGAAGTTGTAGAACCTGTCATAGAAGCTCCTTTCGAACTCGTGGATATCGAGTATGGAAAGATTGGCAGTGACATGATTCTCAGTATTTTTGTAGATAAACCTGAAGGAATTACCTTGAACGACACGGCAGACTTGACAGAAATTATCAGTCCTGTCCTAGATACCATCAAGCCAGATCCCTTCCCAGAACAATATTTCCTAGAAATCACCAGTCCAGGCTTGGAACGTCCTTTGAAAACCAAGGATGCCGTCGCTGGAGCGGTTGGGAAATACATCCATGTCGGGCTCTACCAAGCCATCGATAAGCAAAAGGTCTTTGAAGGAACCTTGTTGGCCTTCGAAGAGGACGAGTTGACTATGGAATATATGGACAAGACGCGTAAGAAAACGGTCCAAATTCCATACAGTTTAGTATCAAAAGCACGTTTAGCAGTTAAATTATAG
- a CDS encoding CPBP family intramembrane glutamic endopeptidase — protein MKKTISIFKKIITCFLLTFAIQLVPLTVVRRFYDGVMGDVFSVGVFFLSFFIYLTILVYLIKRWGDETTLDCLPIKWVELKWIVLAYLANLVLVVGFIFFTTVLGKVHDNTSSLSFFQHLETSGFLYIVLFWLSTTFTQPLLEEILFRGIILGSLEKYSPIVAIILSAVLFGFAHDGEMLSQHLVSGIVLGILYIKRRNLYSCVVVHGLMNATVTCLFFLAT, from the coding sequence ATGAAAAAAACGATTTCTATCTTTAAAAAAATAATTACTTGTTTTTTACTTACTTTTGCTATTCAACTTGTGCCATTAACTGTTGTGAGACGATTTTATGACGGAGTGATGGGAGATGTGTTCAGTGTTGGTGTCTTCTTTCTATCTTTCTTTATATACTTAACCATTCTTGTATATCTTATTAAGAGATGGGGTGATGAGACTACTTTAGATTGCTTGCCAATCAAATGGGTAGAATTGAAATGGATTGTTCTTGCTTATCTGGCTAATCTGGTTTTAGTAGTTGGTTTTATATTTTTCACGACCGTTCTTGGAAAAGTCCATGATAATACAAGTTCTTTAAGCTTTTTTCAACATTTGGAAACAAGTGGTTTCTTGTACATAGTTCTATTCTGGTTGTCAACTACTTTCACTCAACCTCTTTTGGAGGAGATACTCTTTAGAGGAATCATTTTAGGAAGTTTAGAAAAATATTCTCCCATAGTTGCTATTATCCTTTCGGCTGTTCTTTTTGGATTTGCTCATGACGGAGAAATGCTCTCTCAACATCTAGTGTCAGGAATTGTATTAGGAATTCTCTATATAAAGCGGAGAAATCTATATTCCTGTGTAGTTGTACATGGTTTGATGAATGCTACTGTCACCTGTCTCTTTTTTCTAGCTACTTAG
- the nusA gene encoding transcription termination factor NusA has product MSKEMLEAFRILEEDKGIKKEDIIDAVVESLRSAYRRRYGQSDSVAIDFNEKTGDFTVYTVREVVDEVFDSRLEISLKDALAINSAYELGDKIKFEEAPAEFGRVAAQSAKQTIMEKMRKQTRAITYNTYKEHEQEIMSGTVERFDNRFIYVNLGSIEAQLSKQDQIPGEVFASHDRIEVYVYKVEDNPRGVNVFVSRSHPEMIKRLMEQEIPEVYDGTVEIMSVAREAGDRTKVAVRSHNPNVDAIGTIVGRGGANIKKITSKFHPARYDAKSDRMVPIEENIDVIEWVADPAEFIYNAIAPAEVDQVIFDENDSKRALVVVPDNKLSLAIGRRGQNVRLAAHLTGYRIDIKSASEFEAMEEAGSVDLEAENDTVEE; this is encoded by the coding sequence ATGAGTAAAGAAATGCTAGAGGCCTTCCGCATTTTGGAAGAAGACAAGGGAATCAAAAAAGAAGATATCATCGACGCAGTAGTAGAGTCGCTTCGTTCCGCTTATCGCAGACGCTATGGTCAATCTGATAGCGTAGCTATTGATTTCAACGAAAAAACAGGTGACTTTACAGTTTATACTGTTCGTGAAGTGGTTGATGAAGTATTTGATAGCCGTTTGGAAATCAGCTTGAAAGATGCTCTTGCCATTAATTCAGCCTATGAGCTTGGCGACAAGATTAAGTTTGAAGAAGCACCTGCTGAGTTTGGTCGTGTAGCAGCCCAATCTGCCAAACAAACCATCATGGAAAAAATGCGCAAGCAAACACGTGCCATCACTTACAATACTTACAAAGAACATGAGCAAGAAATCATGTCTGGTACAGTAGAACGCTTTGACAACCGCTTCATCTATGTCAACCTTGGCAGCATTGAAGCCCAATTGTCAAAACAAGACCAAATTCCTGGAGAAGTCTTTGCTTCTCATGATCGTATCGAAGTATATGTTTACAAGGTTGAAGACAACCCTCGTGGTGTCAACGTCTTTGTTAGCCGTAGCCATCCCGAAATGATCAAACGTTTGATGGAGCAAGAAATTCCAGAAGTTTATGATGGAACTGTTGAAATCATGAGCGTGGCCCGTGAAGCTGGTGACCGTACTAAGGTTGCAGTTCGTAGCCATAATCCAAACGTGGACGCTATCGGTACAATCGTTGGACGCGGTGGAGCGAATATCAAGAAGATTACTAGTAAGTTCCACCCAGCTCGCTACGATGCTAAGAGCGACCGTATGGTCCCAATCGAAGAAAACATCGATGTTATCGAATGGGTAGCTGATCCAGCTGAATTTATCTACAATGCCATCGCTCCTGCTGAGGTTGATCAAGTTATCTTTGATGAAAACGACAGCAAACGTGCCTTGGTGGTTGTTCCTGATAACAAGCTTTCTCTTGCCATCGGTCGTCGTGGGCAAAACGTTCGCTTGGCAGCTCACTTGACTGGTTACCGTATCGATATCAAGTCTGCTAGCGAATTTGAAGCCATGGAAGAAGCTGGTTCGGTAGATTTGGAAGCAGAAAACGATACTGTAGAAGAATAA
- a CDS encoding glycoside hydrolase family 3 protein, whose amino-acid sequence MRNSINPLVFYLFFFLMIVGLIFSDYQQHRQVEVQAEKKVQIEKTETTIETSEGEENKVIEDRLATMTLEEKVGQLFWARVPSNHQIEDLQSYHLSGYILFGRDFEGRSLEDIKSLTKGYQAAAKIPLLIGSDEEGGTVTRISSILETPFQSPRALYQQGGMEAVLSDTKQKAELLKSVGINAGLFPVADLAKNQSAFIYDRTIGQDAQTTASYVRQVVEELKKSKVGSTLKHFPGYGDNGDSHTAIIQDNRSLDELRQADFLPFQAGIDAGADSILVSHNILSKIDTVPSSISPKITDLLRKELHFKGVIMTDDFDMAGIADFVSQEEAAFQVIVAGNDLILGSSYQTQIPYLLKKISSGELTEERIDESVRRILTWKYDLGLLGAAQ is encoded by the coding sequence ATGAGAAATAGTATAAACCCTCTTGTATTCTATCTTTTCTTTTTCCTTATGATAGTTGGTTTGATTTTTTCTGATTACCAACAACATAGACAAGTAGAGGTGCAAGCAGAAAAAAAGGTTCAAATAGAAAAAACTGAAACAACTATTGAAACCAGTGAAGGAGAGGAAAATAAGGTTATCGAAGACAGATTGGCCACGATGACCTTGGAAGAGAAAGTGGGACAATTATTTTGGGCCAGAGTTCCTTCTAATCATCAGATAGAAGATCTTCAATCCTATCATTTATCTGGTTATATCTTATTTGGCAGAGATTTTGAGGGACGAAGTTTAGAGGATATAAAGTCTTTGACAAAGGGCTACCAAGCTGCTGCCAAGATTCCATTGTTGATTGGTTCAGATGAAGAAGGCGGGACAGTGACTCGTATCAGTTCGATTTTAGAAACTCCTTTTCAATCTCCTAGGGCACTTTATCAGCAAGGGGGAATGGAGGCGGTGCTTTCTGATACGAAGCAAAAGGCAGAACTGTTAAAATCTGTTGGGATCAATGCTGGCCTTTTCCCGGTTGCGGATCTTGCAAAGAATCAATCAGCCTTCATTTATGATCGAACGATTGGACAAGATGCCCAAACAACTGCAAGCTATGTTCGGCAGGTCGTAGAAGAACTTAAAAAGAGTAAGGTTGGGTCAACCTTGAAACATTTTCCAGGATATGGCGATAATGGAGATAGTCATACCGCTATTATCCAAGACAACCGTTCTTTAGATGAATTAAGACAAGCAGATTTTCTTCCCTTTCAAGCTGGGATAGATGCAGGGGCAGATAGTATCTTAGTCTCTCACAATATCCTATCTAAAATTGATACAGTGCCATCATCTATCTCACCGAAAATCACTGACCTTCTTCGTAAGGAACTGCATTTCAAAGGTGTCATTATGACGGATGATTTTGATATGGCAGGAATAGCCGATTTTGTCAGTCAGGAAGAGGCTGCTTTTCAAGTGATTGTAGCTGGAAATGACCTGATTCTAGGGTCTTCCTATCAAACCCAGATTCCTTATCTATTAAAGAAAATTTCCTCTGGAGAGCTGACAGAAGAGCGTATTGATGAGTCTGTCAGACGCATTTTGACTTGGAAATACGACCTGGGATTATTAGGAGCGGCGCAGTAA
- a CDS encoding YlxQ-related RNA-binding protein — protein MNKQKISNLLGLAQRAGRIISGEELVVKAIQDGKAKLVFLAHDAGPNLTKKIQDKSHYYQVEIVTVFSTLELSIAVGKSRKVLAVTDAGFTKKMRSLME, from the coding sequence TTGAATAAGCAAAAGATAAGCAATCTCTTGGGACTTGCTCAGAGAGCAGGGCGGATTATATCGGGTGAAGAATTGGTGGTCAAGGCCATTCAAGATGGCAAGGCCAAGTTGGTCTTTCTAGCCCATGATGCTGGACCCAATCTGACCAAGAAGATTCAAGATAAAAGTCATTATTATCAAGTAGAAATTGTAACCGTGTTTTCAACACTGGAATTAAGCATAGCAGTCGGGAAATCGAGAAAGGTTTTGGCTGTAACAGATGCTGGATTTACAAAGAAAATGAGGTCTCTTATGGAATAG
- the rnpM gene encoding RNase P modulator RnpM, giving the protein MKTRKIPLRKSVVSNEVIDKRDLLRIVKNKEGQVFIDPTGKANGRGAYIKLDNAEALEAKKKKVFNRSFDMEVEESFYDELIAYVDHKVKRRELGLE; this is encoded by the coding sequence ATGAAAACGAGAAAAATCCCTTTGCGCAAGTCTGTTGTGTCCAACGAAGTGATTGATAAGCGTGATTTGCTCCGTATTGTTAAGAACAAGGAAGGACAAGTCTTTATCGATCCGACAGGCAAGGCCAATGGCCGTGGCGCTTATATCAAGCTAGACAATGCAGAAGCCTTAGAGGCTAAAAAGAAGAAGGTCTTTAACCGTAGCTTTGACATGGAAGTGGAAGAAAGCTTTTATGACGAGTTGATCGCTTATGTGGATCACAAAGTAAAAAGAAGAGAGTTAGGACTTGAATAA
- a CDS encoding CPBP family intramembrane glutamic endopeptidase: protein MKKHPILFKTSAILSYLFLFFGLFWTTQFWRNYWEFSSWVGNLIWIRNIISLLFICFMIWILVRSGHAYLFRIPRKKWLSYSVLTVLAAVVLICFNYLTAKHVQGTNEGWNLFIAYSETNFAEFGVYLTLIVLGPLMEELVCRGLLQHAFFKDSRWGLDLLFPSLLFALPHFSSLPSLADIFVYTAVGCLYAWLTRYTKSIYPSYSIHIVNNIIANLPFLLTFLHRVLG from the coding sequence ATGAAAAAACATCCTATTCTTTTCAAAACGAGTGCCATTCTTTCTTATTTGTTTCTATTTTTCGGATTGTTTTGGACAACCCAATTTTGGAGAAATTATTGGGAGTTTTCGTCTTGGGTAGGAAATCTTATCTGGATTCGAAACATCATTAGCCTTCTCTTTATCTGCTTTATGATTTGGATTTTGGTCAGGTCGGGCCATGCTTATCTCTTTCGTATCCCTAGAAAAAAGTGGTTGAGCTATTCTGTCCTGACGGTGTTAGCAGCTGTTGTGCTTATCTGTTTTAACTATCTGACAGCTAAACACGTTCAGGGAACTAATGAAGGGTGGAATTTGTTTATTGCCTATAGTGAGACAAATTTTGCGGAGTTTGGTGTTTACCTAACCTTAATCGTACTAGGACCTCTGATGGAAGAATTGGTGTGTAGAGGACTGCTTCAACATGCCTTCTTTAAGGACTCGAGATGGGGGCTGGATCTTCTCTTTCCTTCACTCCTATTTGCCTTGCCCCACTTTTCTAGCTTGCCAAGTCTCGCAGATATTTTTGTCTATACGGCAGTGGGTTGTCTATATGCCTGGCTGACACGTTATACGAAGAGTATCTATCCTTCTTATTCGATTCATATTGTTAATAATATCATTGCAAACTTACCATTTTTGCTCACTTTTCTACATAGGGTCTTGGGGTAA
- the infB gene encoding translation initiation factor IF-2, whose product MSKKRLYEIAKELGKESKEVVARAKELGLDVKSHSSSVEEAVAAKIAASFKSAAAPKAEVKPAAPKASAEKKAEKSEPAKPAVAKEEAKPAEPVAPKAEKVAAKPQSRNFKAEREARAKEQAERRKQNKGNNRDQQQNGNRQKNDGRNGGKQGQGNRDNRRFNDQAKKQQGQQNRGNDRRQQEDKRPNQAAPRVDFKARAAALKAEQNAEYARSSEERFKQTQAAKEALAQANKRKEPEEIFEEVAKLAEQAQQVQAVVEPAPVAKEAPVDTRRKKQARPDKERDDYDHEEDGPRKQQKNRSSQNQVRNQKNSNWNNNKKNKKGNNKNNRNQVPKPVTERKFHELPTEFEYTDGMTVAEIAKRIKREPAEIVKKLFMMGVMATQNQSLDGETIELLMVDYGIEAKQKVEVDNADIERFFVEDGYLNEDELVERPPVVTIMGHVDHGKTTLLDTLRNSRVATGEAGGITQHIGAYQIVENGKKITFLDTPGHAAFTSMRARGASVTDITILVVAADDGVMPQTIEAINHSKAANVPIIVAINKIDKPGANPERVIGELAEHGVMSTAWGGDSEFVEISAKFNQNIEELLETVLLVAEIQELKADPTVRAIGTVIEARLDKGKGAVATLLVQQGTLNVQDPIVVGNTFGRVRAMTNDLGRRVKVAGPSTPVSITGLNEAPMAGDHFAVYEDEKSARAAGEERAKRALMKQRQATQRVSLENLFDTLKAGELKSVNVIIKADVQGSVEALSASLQKIDVEGVKVTIVHSAVGAINESDVTLAEASNAFIVGFNVRPTPQARQQAEADDVEIRLHSIIYKVIEEMEEAMKGMLDPEFEEKVIGEAVIRETFKVSKVGTIGGFMVINGKVTRDSKVRVIRDGVVIYDGELASLKHYKDDVKEVTNGREGGLMIDGYNDIKMDDVIEAYVMEEIKR is encoded by the coding sequence TTGTCTAAGAAAAGATTGTACGAAATCGCAAAAGAACTTGGAAAAGAAAGTAAAGAAGTTGTAGCGCGTGCAAAAGAGTTGGGCTTGGATGTGAAAAGCCACTCATCAAGTGTGGAAGAAGCTGTCGCTGCAAAAATCGCTGCCAGCTTTAAGTCCGCAGCTGCTCCGAAAGCAGAAGTAAAACCTGCAGCACCAAAAGCAAGTGCAGAAAAGAAAGCTGAGAAATCTGAGCCAGCTAAACCAGCTGTAGCTAAGGAAGAGGCAAAACCGGCTGAGCCAGTCGCTCCGAAGGCAGAAAAAGTAGCAGCTAAACCGCAAAGCCGTAATTTTAAGGCTGAGCGTGAAGCCCGTGCCAAAGAGCAGGCAGAACGACGCAAGCAAAATAAGGGCAATAACCGTGACCAGCAACAAAATGGGAACCGTCAGAAAAACGACGGCCGCAATGGTGGAAAACAAGGTCAAGGCAACCGCGACAATCGCCGTTTTAACGACCAAGCTAAGAAACAGCAAGGTCAGCAAAATCGTGGAAACGATCGCCGTCAACAAGAGGATAAACGTCCAAATCAAGCGGCTCCACGTGTTGACTTTAAAGCCCGTGCAGCAGCCCTAAAAGCAGAGCAAAATGCAGAATATGCCCGTTCAAGTGAGGAACGTTTCAAGCAGACTCAGGCTGCCAAAGAAGCCTTAGCCCAAGCTAACAAACGCAAGGAGCCAGAGGAAATCTTTGAAGAAGTGGCTAAGTTAGCTGAACAAGCGCAACAAGTTCAAGCAGTGGTTGAACCAGCTCCTGTAGCTAAAGAAGCACCAGTGGATACACGTCGTAAAAAACAAGCTCGACCAGACAAAGAACGTGATGATTATGATCACGAAGAAGATGGTCCTAGAAAACAACAAAAGAATCGAAGTAGTCAAAATCAAGTGAGAAATCAAAAGAATAGTAACTGGAATAACAACAAAAAGAACAAAAAAGGCAATAACAAGAACAATCGTAATCAGGTTCCAAAACCTGTTACAGAACGTAAATTCCATGAATTGCCAACAGAATTTGAATATACAGATGGTATGACCGTTGCGGAAATCGCAAAACGTATCAAACGTGAACCAGCTGAAATTGTTAAGAAACTTTTCATGATGGGTGTCATGGCCACACAAAACCAATCTTTGGATGGGGAAACAATTGAACTCCTCATGGTGGATTATGGTATTGAAGCCAAACAAAAGGTTGAAGTGGACAATGCCGACATCGAACGTTTCTTTGTCGAAGATGGTTATCTCAATGAAGATGAATTAGTTGAGCGTCCACCAGTTGTAACTATCATGGGACACGTTGACCACGGTAAAACAACACTCCTAGATACCCTTCGTAACTCTCGTGTTGCGACAGGTGAAGCAGGTGGTATCACTCAGCATATTGGTGCCTACCAAATCGTGGAAAATGGCAAGAAGATTACCTTCCTTGATACACCAGGACACGCGGCCTTTACATCTATGCGTGCGCGTGGTGCTTCTGTTACCGATATTACTATCTTGGTCGTAGCGGCAGATGACGGGGTTATGCCTCAGACTATCGAAGCCATTAACCACTCAAAAGCGGCCAACGTTCCAATCATCGTAGCCATTAACAAGATTGATAAACCAGGTGCTAACCCAGAACGCGTTATCGGTGAATTGGCAGAGCATGGAGTTATGTCAACTGCTTGGGGTGGAGATTCTGAATTTGTTGAAATTTCAGCTAAATTCAACCAAAACATCGAAGAATTGTTGGAAACAGTCCTTCTTGTGGCTGAAATCCAAGAACTCAAGGCAGACCCAACAGTGCGTGCGATCGGTACAGTTATCGAAGCTCGCTTGGATAAAGGAAAAGGTGCGGTCGCAACCCTTCTTGTTCAACAAGGTACCTTGAATGTTCAAGACCCAATCGTTGTCGGAAATACCTTCGGTCGTGTCCGTGCTATGACCAACGACCTTGGTCGTCGTGTTAAGGTTGCTGGACCATCAACACCAGTTTCAATCACAGGTTTGAACGAAGCGCCAATGGCGGGTGACCACTTTGCCGTTTACGAAGATGAAAAATCTGCGCGTGCAGCAGGTGAAGAGCGTGCCAAACGTGCCCTTATGAAACAACGTCAAGCTACCCAACGTGTCAGCCTTGAAAACCTCTTTGATACCCTCAAAGCTGGTGAACTTAAGTCTGTTAACGTCATCATCAAGGCAGACGTACAAGGTTCTGTTGAAGCACTTTCTGCCTCACTTCAAAAGATCGACGTGGAAGGTGTTAAAGTTACCATCGTTCACTCGGCAGTCGGTGCCATCAACGAATCAGACGTGACCCTTGCCGAAGCTTCAAATGCCTTTATCGTTGGTTTCAACGTACGCCCTACACCACAAGCTCGTCAACAAGCCGAAGCTGACGATGTAGAAATCCGTCTCCACAGCATTATCTACAAGGTTATCGAAGAGATGGAAGAAGCCATGAAAGGGATGCTTGATCCAGAATTTGAAGAAAAAGTTATCGGTGAAGCAGTTATCCGTGAAACCTTCAAGGTGTCTAAAGTGGGAACTATCGGTGGATTCATGGTTATCAATGGTAAGGTTACCCGTGACTCTAAAGTCCGTGTTATCCGTGATGGTGTCGTTATCTATGACGGTGAACTCGCAAGCTTGAAACACTACAAAGACGACGTCAAAGAAGTTACAAACGGTCGTGAAGGTGGATTGATGATCGATGGCTACAATGATATCAAGATGGATGATGTGATTGAGGCTTATGTCATGGAAGAAATCAAGAGATAA
- the ccrZ gene encoding cell cycle regulator CcrZ, translating to MDLGDNELTLTPIPGKSGKAYMGSYPDGKRIFVKMNTSPILPGLAREQIAPQLLWSRRLADGRDMCAQEWLTGKILTPYDMNRKQIVNILTRLHRSRPLMTQLSRLGYAMETPVDLLQSWQETAPDALRKNHFISEVMADLRQTIPGFREDHATIVHGDVRHSNWIETDSGLIYLVDWDSVRLTDRMFDVAHMLCHYIPEHQWKEWLTYYGYKYNQTVLNKLYWYGQLSYLSQISKYYMNQDLENVNREIHGLRHFRDKYGTRR from the coding sequence ATGGATTTGGGTGATAATGAGCTAACACTGACTCCCATACCTGGGAAAAGTGGCAAGGCTTATATGGGTAGCTATCCTGATGGGAAGCGTATCTTTGTAAAAATGAACACCTCTCCAATCCTACCTGGTCTAGCTAGAGAACAAATTGCTCCACAATTATTATGGAGTCGCCGTTTGGCAGATGGGCGTGATATGTGTGCTCAAGAATGGTTGACAGGCAAGATATTGACCCCCTATGATATGAATCGTAAACAAATCGTCAATATTTTAACCCGTCTTCATCGCTCACGTCCGTTGATGACACAGTTGAGTCGTTTGGGGTATGCCATGGAAACACCTGTAGATTTACTGCAGTCTTGGCAAGAAACGGCTCCAGATGCTTTGCGTAAAAATCATTTTATCAGTGAAGTGATGGCTGATTTACGTCAGACTATTCCAGGATTTAGAGAGGACCATGCGACCATTGTCCATGGAGATGTACGACATAGTAATTGGATTGAGACAGACAGTGGCTTGATTTATTTGGTGGATTGGGATTCGGTTCGCTTGACCGATCGCATGTTTGATGTGGCCCATATGCTCTGCCATTATATTCCAGAACATCAGTGGAAGGAATGGTTGACCTACTACGGTTACAAGTACAATCAGACGGTATTAAATAAATTGTATTGGTACGGTCAATTGTCTTACTTGAGCCAGATTTCCAAGTATTATATGAACCAAGATTTAGAAAATGTCAATCGGGAGATCCATGGCTTACGTCACTTCCGAGACAAGTATGGAACGAGAAGATGA
- the rbfA gene encoding 30S ribosome-binding factor RbfA has product MANHFRTDRVGMEIKREVNEILQKKVRDPRVQGVTITDVQMLGDLSVAKVYYTILSNLASDNQKAQIGLEKATGTIKRELGRNLKLYKIPDLTFVKDESIEYGNKIDEMLRNLDKN; this is encoded by the coding sequence ATGGCAAATCATTTCCGTACGGATCGTGTGGGCATGGAAATCAAGCGTGAAGTCAATGAGATTTTGCAAAAGAAAGTCCGTGATCCGCGTGTCCAAGGTGTGACCATCACAGATGTTCAGATGCTGGGTGACTTGTCTGTTGCCAAGGTTTACTACACCATTTTGAGTAACCTTGCTTCAGATAATCAAAAAGCCCAAATCGGGCTTGAAAAAGCAACTGGTACCATCAAACGTGAACTTGGTCGCAATTTAAAATTGTACAAAATCCCAGATTTGACCTTCGTCAAAGACGAGTCCATCGAGTATGGAAACAAGATTGACGAAATGCTACGCAATCTGGATAAAAACTAA
- a CDS encoding CPBP family intramembrane glutamic endopeptidase: MKFFDKFHAFCFGFLVLLIVITVPYTINHGDFFQNESELIIVSLLVTSLSVTYARKFEMISFGMLRKKDILLFITIFLLSVLETLVYIHFFAVSSGAGVQHLSEVSRGISLSLILTSSVFGPIQEELIFRGLLQGAVFDNSWLGLVLTSSLFSFMHGPSNIPSFIFYLLGGLLLGFAYKKSQNLWVSTLVHMFYNSWPLLYYL; the protein is encoded by the coding sequence ATGAAGTTTTTTGATAAATTTCATGCCTTTTGTTTTGGATTTTTAGTACTACTAATCGTCATTACAGTTCCTTATACGATTAACCACGGGGATTTTTTTCAAAATGAATCTGAATTGATTATTGTAAGTCTTCTTGTAACCTCGCTGAGTGTTACTTATGCTAGAAAGTTTGAAATGATTTCTTTTGGGATGTTAAGGAAGAAAGACATTTTGCTTTTCATTACAATCTTTCTTCTAAGTGTACTTGAGACACTGGTTTATATTCATTTCTTTGCTGTTTCTTCTGGCGCAGGAGTTCAACACTTGTCGGAAGTCAGCAGAGGAATTTCTCTGTCTTTGATTTTGACTTCCTCAGTTTTTGGACCTATCCAGGAGGAACTCATTTTCAGAGGACTTCTTCAAGGTGCGGTTTTTGACAATTCTTGGTTAGGGCTTGTGCTAACTTCCTCTCTCTTTTCTTTCATGCATGGACCTTCTAATATCCCTTCGTTTATTTTTTATCTACTTGGGGGCTTGTTACTGGGCTTTGCTTATAAAAAGAGCCAAAACCTATGGGTTTCTACTCTAGTCCACATGTTTTACAACAGTTGGCCACTCTTATATTATTTATAA
- the trmB gene encoding tRNA (guanosine(46)-N7)-methyltransferase TrmB: MRVRNRKGATELLEANPQYVVLNPLEAKGKWRDLFGNDNPIHVEVGSGKGAFVSGMAKQNPDINYIGIDIQKSVLSYALDKVLEVGVPNIKLLWVDGSDLTDYFEDGEIDRLYLNFSDPWPKKRHEKRRLTYKTFLDTFKRILPENGEIHFKTDNRGLFEYSLVSFSQYGMKLNGVWLDLHASDFEGNVMTEYEQKFSNKGQVIYRVEAQF; this comes from the coding sequence ATGAGAGTTAGAAATCGTAAAGGGGCGACAGAATTACTAGAGGCAAATCCCCAGTATGTAGTCCTCAATCCCTTAGAAGCCAAGGGGAAATGGCGGGACTTGTTTGGCAATGACAATCCCATTCATGTGGAAGTTGGAAGTGGAAAGGGTGCCTTTGTTTCAGGTATGGCCAAGCAAAACCCTGACATCAACTATATCGGGATTGATATTCAAAAGTCTGTTTTGAGCTACGCTTTGGACAAGGTGCTTGAAGTTGGAGTACCTAATATTAAGCTCTTGTGGGTAGATGGTTCTGACTTGACTGACTACTTTGAAGACGGTGAGATTGATCGCTTGTATCTGAACTTTTCAGATCCATGGCCTAAAAAACGCCATGAAAAGCGTCGTTTGACCTACAAAACCTTCTTGGATACCTTTAAGCGTATCTTGCCTGAAAATGGAGAAATTCATTTCAAGACGGATAACCGTGGCTTATTTGAGTACAGCCTAGTGAGCTTTTCTCAGTATGGCATGAAGCTCAATGGTGTCTGGCTTGATTTACATGCCAGTGATTTTGAAGGCAATGTCATGACAGAATACGAGCAAAAATTCTCCAACAAGGGGCAAGTTATCTACCGAGTTGAGGCTCAGTTTTAA
- a CDS encoding PncF family bacteriocin immunity protein, producing the protein MDFKSFLIAFVVGMFVSYITSLIREKFLKSPKKNKDRSN; encoded by the coding sequence ATGGATTTCAAAAGTTTTCTTATTGCTTTTGTTGTTGGCATGTTTGTTTCTTATATTACTTCTTTAATTAGGGAAAAATTTTTAAAATCTCCAAAGAAGAATAAAGATAGATCTAATTAG